The following proteins come from a genomic window of Athalia rosae chromosome 1, iyAthRosa1.1, whole genome shotgun sequence:
- the LOC105687193 gene encoding kelch-like ECH-associated protein 1B isoform X2, translated as MDGEEDYSEMEGTKCSSYFSSFGKNCGAAAAPSEEKESTVTLGNEKHGDLGDMTFCMANYIKEAMKMMFMMRSHHMLTDVVLEVGQELFHAHKVILAAASPYFKAMFTGGLKESEMTRVNLQGVCPTAMARLLYFMYTGQIRVTEVTVCSLLPAATMFQVSNVIDACCVFLERQLDPTNAIGIANFAEQHGCHDLHHKANQFIVQHFNRICQEEEFLQLSAIQLISLIRKDELNVQEEREVYNAVLKWVKYNEESRGIKMEHILQAVRCQYLTPSFLREQMKNCDVLKKVPACREYLAQIFKDLTLHKKPVVKERTPNTPRVIYIAGGFLRHSLDVLEGYNADDKIWSQHARLTVPRSGLGGAFLKGMFYAVGGRNNSPGSRYDSDWVDRYNPVLDQWRPCNPMSVPRNRVGVAVMDGVLYAVGGSAGAEYHNSVECYDTEQDIWTSVEPMHTKRLGVGVAVVNRLLYAIGGFDGEHRLSSVECYHPENDEWTMVSPMHCSRSGSGVASLGQYIYVVGGYDGTRQLSSVERYDTERDTWEYVSRVSVARSALSVTVLDGKLYAMGGYDGQNFLSIVEIYDPAKDQWEQGKPMTSGRSGHASAVSYHQCPLHCEHLEHHIGSGGTPAKR; from the exons GGCTAATTATATAAAAGAAGCTATGAAAATGATGTTCATGATGCGTAGTCATCATATGCTTACCGACGTTGTCCTGGAAGTGGGACAAgaattattccatgcacataAAGTCATTTTGGCTGCAGCAAGTCCTTATTTTAAG GCAATGTTTACAGGAGGTCTCAAAGAAAGTGAAATGACCAGAGTAAACCTACAAGGAGTTTGCCCAACAGCAATGGCTCGACttttgtattttatgtacacggGCCAGATCAGAGTCACTGAGGTAACGGTGTGCTCTTTATTACCTGCAGCGACGATGTTCCAG GTCAGTAATGTCATAGATGCATGTTGCGTGTTCCTCGAGAGACAATTAGATCCAACGAATGCAATCGGTATTGCAAATTTTGCAGAACAGCATGGCTGCCACGATTTGCATCACAAGGCCAATCAATTCATCGTCCAGCACTTCAACAGGATTTGTCAAGAAGAGGAATTCTTACAACTTTCTGCGATTCAGTTGATAAGCCTCATTCGAAAGGACGAGTTAAACGTTCAAGAAGAGCGAGAAGTGTACAATGCCGTGTTGAAATGGGTGAAATATAACGAAGAATCACGTGGTATCAAGATGGAACACATACTGCAGGCTGTTCGCTGTCAGTACTTGACGCCAAGTTTTCTCCGGGAACAAATGAAGAATTGTGATGTTCTAAAAAAAGTGCCTGCCTGCCGCGAATATTTagcacaaattttcaaagacttGACTTTACATAAAAAACCAGTTGTTAAAGAAAGAACCCCTAACACACCAAGAGTAATTTACATTGCGGGGGGATTTCTTAGGCACTCATTAGACGTCCTAGAAGGATACAATGCCGATGACAAAATCTGGAGCCAACATGCAAGATTGACTGTACCTCGTTCCGGGCTCGGAGGAGCATTTTTGAAGGGCATGTTCTATGCCGTTGGTGGTAGAAATAATTCGCCAGGAAGCAG ATACGACAGCGACTGGGTGGACAGATATAATCCAGTTCTCGATCAATGGAGACCATGCAATCCCATGTCAGTACCAAGGAATAGGGTGGGAGTTGCAGTAATGGATGGCGTGTTATATGCCGTAGGGGGCAGTGCTGGTGCAGAATACCACAACAGCGTCGAATGTTATGATACAGAACAAGATATTTGGACCAGCGTTGAACCGATGCACACTAAACGATTGGGAGTTGGAGTTGCCGTCGTCAATCG ATTGCTATATGCTATCGGAGGATTCGACGGTGAACACAGATTAAGTTCGGTTGAATGTTACCATCCAGAAAACGATGAGTGGACCATGGTATCTCCTATGCATTGTAGCCGCTCTGGGTCTGGAGTAGCAAGTCTCGGGCAGTACATTTATGTAGTGGGAGGGTATGACGGTACCCGACAACTTAGTTCGGTGGAACGTTATGACACAGAACGCGATACTTGGGAGTATGTTAGCAGAGTTTCAGTCGCACGAAGTGCTTTAAGTGTCACCGTACTTGATGGAAAACTCTATGCTATGG gAGGCTATGACGGACAGAACTTCTTGAGTATAGTAGAAATATACGATCCGGCTAAAGACCAATGGGAACAAGGAAAGCCAATGACGTCTGGTAGATCCGGTCATGCAAGTGCAGTTTCTTATCACCAGTGTCCATTGCATTGCGAACATTTAGAGCACCATATTGGCTCAGGTGGGACCCCAGCAAAACGTTGA